A genomic window from Betta splendens chromosome 17, fBetSpl5.4, whole genome shotgun sequence includes:
- the LOC114844383 gene encoding probable G-protein coupled receptor 148 — MASAVEIRNLTQEWMASVRRWHLDYFLIPPTVITLATLVVNCVLLTCIFLSRALRRETRYLLVANTLAADTLYLVLNLSTAVCNAVRAAVPWLACELLTALTVTAASCAIFTVTLMVVDTYAAVRWPLRYHDVLPPARTHCILLGAWALAAAYPFTLVITMEAQRDNPHEKVPLCLVLISLGFIQIQNTMAIHIYFLVAAFTCTLLIFYCYVRLYMVTKTQGIWQSRYSRARVTLRAHAVLLLLYFAPGFVFSLELSMFHRADIDQDVLVWLSTANMCLFMMLPRACAPYLYGLRYREISDSVIQLLHVKRRLGQITVS, encoded by the coding sequence ATGGCGTCAGCGGTTGAGATCAGAAACCTGACGCAGGAGTGGATGGCGAGCGTGCGGAGGTGGCACTTGGACTACTTCCTCATCCCTCCCACAGTCATCACTCTGGCCACGCTGGTGGTCAACTGCGTCCTCCTGACGTGCATCTTCCTGTCGCGGGCCCTGCGCCGGGAGACGCGCTACCTGCTGGTGGCCAACACGCTGGCGGCGGACACGCTCTACCTGGTCCTGAACCTGAGCACGGCGGTGTGCAACGCCGTGCGAGCCGCCGTGCCCTGGCTGGCCTGCGAGCTGCTCACGGCTCTCACGGTCACCGCCGCCTCCTGTGCCATTTTCACCGTCACCCTCATGGTGGTGGACACGTACGCCGCGGTGCGCTGGCCTCTTCGCTACCATGACGTCCTCCCCCCCGCCCGCACCCACTGCATCCTGCTGGGGGCGTGGGCGCTCGCGGCCGCGTACCCTTTCACCCTGGTGATCACGATGGAGGCGCAGAGGGACAACCCCCATGAGAAGGTGCCCCTCTGTCTGGTCCTCATCTCCCTCGGCTTCATTCAGATCCAGAACACGATGGCGATCCACATCTATTTCCTCGTGGCGGCGTTCACCTGCACCCTGCTCATATTCTACTGCTACGTTCGGCTCTACATGGTAACAAAGACCCAGGGCATCTGGCAGAGCCGCTACTCCAGGGCCCGGGTCACGCTGCGGGCCCATGCcgtgctgctcctgctctaCTTTGCGCCCGGCTTCGTCTTCAGCCTGGAGCTCTCCATGTTCCACAGGGCAGACATCGACCAGGACGTGCTCGTGTGGCTCAGCACCGCGAATATGTGTCTTTTCATGATGCTGCCCAGGGCGTGCGCTCCTTACCTGTATGGGCTGAGATACAGAGAGATCTCTGACTCCGtgatccagctgctgcatgtgaagAGGAGGCTCGGCCAGATCACAGTGTCATAA
- the mterf4 gene encoding transcription termination factor 4, mitochondrial, with product MGTGVVVRQVLRYAVRNAFSPFHFRRWHFQPLCISCRLFCSSDIQTSVQSAQHSRELHPLSGKAATELSLHSLRDMGFTDIQAQQIWESVSAIRGSSAAKQAMSTLTVLFGLGLNPSSVLKLLQKCPEVYTIKDSQLQKRIGNLRKVGLVEGSLQRVVAHYPQILTVPVKTVKNVALFLREKCLFTSQQVTDILRDCPAIVHEDLAQVEYKFQYVYFRMGVKQTEMVKARLFRITLDEVRCRHCFLERRGLYQTPDKKGQTAIINPKLESIFKADQDTFLTEVAKASIEEYDVFQRLLAKEWQEEEQLYGNIEAESSDYEDEEEDEAEQSGRSGYIKRKKK from the exons ATGGGCACCGGTGTCGTTGTGCGCCAG GTTCTTCGTTACGCTGTGAGAAACGCTTTTAGTCCGTTCCACTTTAGAAGATGGCACTTCCAGCCTCTGTGTATAAGCTGCCGATTGTTCTGTTCCTCCGACATCCAGACTAGTGTGCAGTCAGCACAACACAGTCGTGAACTCCATCCTCTGTCTGGGAAGGCGGCCACAGAATTATCGCTCCACTCTTTACGTGACATGGGATTCACAGACATCCAGGCACAACAGATATGGGAGTCTGTGTCGGCAATCAGAGGAAGCAGTGCTGCCAAACAGGCAATGTCAACTCTCACAGTTCTGTTCGGTTTGGGCCTCAACCCTTCCAGTGTGTTGAAGTTGCTGCAGAAGTGTCCTGAGGTTTACACCATCAAAGACTCCCAGCTTCAAAAGCGCATAGGGAACCTGCGGAAAGTAGGATTAGTCGAAG GGAGTCTTCAGAGAGTGGTGGCCCATTACCCACAGATCTTGACCGTGCCTGTGAAGACGGTAAAAAACGTGGCGTTGTTCCTCAGAGAGAAGTGCTTGTTTACTTCCCAGCAGGTCACAGACATCCTTAGAGACTGTCCAGCCATAGTACACGAGGACCTGGCTCAGGTGGAGTACAAGTTCCAG TACGTCTACTTTAGGATGGGTGTAAAACAGACGGAGATGGTGAAGGCCAGGTTGTTCAGAATCACGCTGGACGAGGTTCGCTGCCGACACTGTTTTTTGGAGCGCAGGGGTCTGTATCAAACACCAGACAAAAAAGGACAGACGGCCATCATCAACCCTAAACTGGAAAGCATCTTTAAGGCCGATCAGGACACCTTTCTCACTGAAGTCGCCAAGGCGTCCATAGAGGAGTATGATGTATTTCAGAGACTGTTGGCAAAAGaatggcaggaggaggagcagctttaCGGCAACATTGAAGCTGAAAGCAGTGAttatgaagatgaggaagaagatgaagctGAGCAGAGTGGAAGAAGTGGATACATAAAGCGGAAAAAGAAATGA
- the pask gene encoding PAS domain-containing serine/threonine-protein kinase: MSLSTDQRFRCKGETICVMPDHLCDMLEHGLDLNKSYPCAQRPNKALFSLQHRYYPGSLTDESFKVCPSVATRNYQMSSLHPGSNLSPASLPYPSTMSEREERLFNQLVHGKFVLSGSPSALNPNKVILSVDHKTREIVAANEKACTLFECDTNELIGKKLCYFLKKTNQVLDEALEEDFPLVDGIVETVSAKVVDVVTVSAEVPVSVCAQRQAQNKDHLLVMMENVERISATLSFSQSGSILTCDLAFAHLHGYHHPKDLKGLNVQELIPSLHIPLHGHGLPKALRLQRVCGKSKEGSSVPLCIKLQGAVLCRKPQHQNYGMDCTCSIDILEGSDVQEKHPCSHYTSPVCKTDSLDGEHGMQPQELAVDSKYSGPALEYSGTVWAFAPLSGLLLLHPDGSIFRINNYLALSLFGYSREELQGKSVTFLMPGFYGWMTDCERKGSQSHDSQKDAGRSTASSKILRKSDPSSLVAGDMALVQQAFMGRSLTGRGRIFTGTSTRLEKQGSPLSTLSPPKVTSTRMIMANDTSELLAEAAQVALPSSELDSADTTQALLQTFACVEPPEDDTCCAVLTEAPQCNKEQQLNNVYYTPLQNGHVAGTVAGTSPDVGTDHPSCVSVLQDSSFEVISLESRSSSGFCEKFAAHGGSDPAHAEDSHLAHIVDSASCFLELNSNGELVTRALADLDLSCNVEVLSGGGYSDNNQHCMASCDSAKVLQTPVTVVIDQPGEPGSSDIQVEKEDGTSNQWAALSSIHKGKSQEFCVQVNCGTELMPDIPSTSTPKKQKVKGQSLSTDTAQLMEGQFEGIAYHRDGSKVDLQCNVCKTTLADGTFMFCVWLHRPGHHGTLLQTHGSVHGQSDASLGERIAEACRGEALRSTIDLEHSRACDGQFEEEYQPVKAVGKGAFGFVWKAVRRCDGQEVIVKFISKARIVNDCWVDDPMLGRVSQEIAILTRVQHHNIVKVLEVFENGSYFQMVMEKHGDCLDLFEFIDMQPRLDEPLASYIFRQLVAAVFYLRMKNILHRDIKDENIIIDKCFHIRLIDFGSAAVMAPGKLFYNFCGTLEYCSPEVLQGNPYHGPELEMWSLGVLLYTLLFSENPFCDVGEILDAKLKPPFHLTPELSSVLHGLLHPDPSQRMTLDQLLLQSWISQPISMAEYSWTEVVPPSQSYCIPQDLESSPKVDIGQDLFPDAGDETLPDEEDDEDERASLVALETELQKYLQES, from the exons ATGTCGCTTTCGACAGACCAACGCTTCAGGTGTAAGGGAGAAACTATCTGCGTGATGCCCGACCACTTGTGTGATATGCTAGAACATGGCTTGGACCTTAATAAGTCATATCCATGTGCCCAGAGACCGAACAAAGCCCTTTTCTCATTGCAGCATCGGTATTATCCTGGTTCCTTGACAG ATGaaagttttaaagtttgccCTTCAGTTGCAACAAGGAACTACCAGATGTCCAGCCTACATCCAGGCTCCAACCTTTCTCCAGCTTCCCTTCCATACCCATCCACTatgtcagagagagaggaaaggctGTTCAATCAGCTAGTTCATGGAAAGTTTGTGCTATCGGGATCTCCATCGGCACTCAACCCAAACAAAGTTATCCTTAGTGTAGACCACAAAACCAGAgag aTTGTGGCAGCAAACGAGAAGGCTTGCACACTGTTTGAGTGCGATACTAATGAGCTGATTGGAAAAAAGCTTTGCTACTTCCTCAAGAAAACCAATCAAGTCCTAGACGAAGCTTTAGAAGAGGATTTTCCACTAGTTGATGGAATTGTTGAGACTGTGTCTGCAAAAGTg GTGGATGTTGTGACAGTGTCTGCAGAggttcctgtgtctgtgtgtgcccaGAGACAGGCACAAAATAAGGATCACTTGCTTGTCATGATGGAAAATGTGGAAAGAATTTCAGCCACTCTGTCCTTTTCCCAAAGT GGCAGCATCTTAACCTGTGATTTGGCATTTGCACATCTTCATGGATATCACCATCCTAAAGACTTAAAAGGACTGAATGTTCAGGAGCTAATCCCGTCTTTACATATCCCGCTCCACGGTCATGGATTGCCTAAA GCGCTAAGGCTTCAGAGAGTGTGTGGTAAAAGTAAAGAGGGCTCATCAGTCCCACTATGTATCAAACTTCAAGGGGCAGTACTGTGTCGAAAGCCTCAGCACCAGAACTATGGGATGGATTGCACCTGCTCAATTGACATTCTTGAAGGTTCAGATGTACAGGAAAAGCATCCTTGCTCCCATTATACCTCTCCTGTGTGTAAGACGGATTCCTTAGATGGGGAACATGGGATGCAACCTCAGGAACTAGCCGTTG ATTCTAAATACTCTGGCCCTGCATTAGAGTATTCTGGAACAGTTTGGGCATTTGCTCCTCTGAGtggtctcctcctgcttcacccCGATGGCTCAATATTCCGAATCAACAACTACCTGGCTCTCAGTTTGTTTGGTTACAGCAGGGAAGAACTCCAGGGAAAG AGTGTCACTTTCTTGATGCCTGGTTTTTATGGCTGGATGACAGACTGCGAAAGAAAGGGTAGCCAATCCCATGATTCTCAAAAAGATGCTGGTAGAAGTACTGCTTCATCCAAAATTTTGAGAAAATCTG ACCCATCTTCATTAGTGGCTGGAGACATGGCCTTGGTGCAGCAGGCTTTTATGGGAAGATCCTTAACAGGAAGAGGCAGGATCTTTACTGGAACCAGCACCAGGCTGGAGAAACAGGGCAGCCCTCTGTCAACTCTTTCACCCCCTAAAGTTACTTCCACAAGAATGATAAT GGCCAATGATACCTCAGAGCTGTTGGCAGAAGCAGCTCAGGTGGCTCTGCCCAGTAGTGAGTTGGACAGCGCAGACACCACTCAGGCACTCCTGCAGACATTTGCATGTGTGGAACCACCAGAAGATGACACCTGCTGTGCAGTTCTCACCGAAGCACCACAATGtaataaagagcagcagctcaacaacGTTTATT ACACTCCCCTTCAGAATGGACATGTTGCTGGGACAGTGGCTGGCACCTCCCCTGATGTAGGCACAGACCACCCATCGTGTGTCTCTGTCCTCCAAGACTCAAGCTTTGAGGTCATCTCACTGGAAAGCAG GTCTTCATCTGGTTTCTGTGAAAAGTTTGCTGCTCATGGTGGCTCTGACCCAGCTCATGCTGAAGACTCTCATTTAGCACACATAGTGGACTCAgccagctgcttcctggaacTTAACAGCAATGGTGAGCTGGTGACCCGGGCACTGGCAGACTTGGATCTAAGCTGTAATGTGGAAGTGCTCAGTGGTGGGGGGTACAGCGACAACAATCAGCACTGCATGGCATCCTGTGATTCAGCAAAGGTCCTGCAGACACCTGTTACAGTTGTAATTGACCAGCCAGGAGAGCCTGGCTCCAGTGACATACAAGTTGAAAAGGAAGACGGCACTTCAAATCAGTGGGCAGCTCTCTCTTCAATTCACAAAGGAAAGAGCCAGGAGTTCTGTGTGCAAGTGAACTGTGGGACTGAGCTAATGCCAGATATTCCTTCCACATCTACTCcaaagaaacagaaagtgaaAGGCCAGAGCTTGTCCACAGACACTGCACAGCTAATGGAAGGGCAATTTGAAGGCATTGCCTACCATAGAGATGGTTCAAAAGTTG ACCTACAGTGTAATGTGTGCAAGACTACACTGGCTGATGGGACATTTATGTTCTGTGTGTGGTTGCATAGACCTGGACACCATGGGACTCTACTGCAAACGCATGGATCAGTACACGGTCAATCAGATGCCAGTCTAGGAGAG AGAATTGCTGAGGCTTGTCGTGGGGAAGCATTACGCTCTACAATAGACTTAGAGCATTCGCGTGCCTGTGATGGGCAGTTTGAAGAAGAATACCAGCCAGTCAAAGCTGTGGGCAAAGGAGCCTTTGGGTTTGTCTGGAAGGCAGTGAGGCGCTGTGATGGACAAGAA GTGATAGTGAAGTTTATTAGCAAGGCCAGAATAGTGAATGACTGCTGGGTAGATGACCCCATGTTGGGACGAGTTAGCCAGGAGATTGCCATATTGACAAGGGTCCAGCACCACAACATTGTGAAG GTTCTGGAGGTGTTTGAGAATGGAAGCTACTTCCAGATGGTGATGGAGAAACATGGTGATTGCTTGGACCTTTTTGAGTTCATTGACATGCAACCAAGGCTGGATGAGCCTCTGGCCAGCTACATCTTTAGACAG ctggtAGCAGCGGTCTTCTATTTGAGGATGAAAAACATCCTTCACAGGGACATAAAAGATGAGAATATCATCATTGATAAGTGTTTCCACATTCGACTGATAGACTttggctctgctgctgtcatGGCTCCTGGGAAGCTCTTCTACAATTTCTGTGGCACACTTGAGTATTGCTCCCCAGAGGTGCTTCAGGGTAACCC CTATCATGGTCCGGAGCTAGAAATGTGGTCTCTGGGTGTGTTGCTCTACACGCTGCTCTTCAGTGAGAACCCTTTCTGTGATGTGGGGGAGATCTTGGATGCCAAACTCAAACCTCCATTTCACCTCACTCCAG AGCTGAGCAGTGTGTTACATGGACTCCTGCATCCTGATCCTAGTCAGAGAATGACCCTTGACCAGTTGCTACTACAATCTTGGATCAGCCAGCCTATTTCCATGGCAGAATACAGCTGGACAGAGGTGGTTCCTCCATCACAGAGCTACT gCATACCACAGGATCTGGAGTCCAGTCCCAAAGTTGATATTGGACAAGATTTATTCCCAGATGCTGGTGATGAAACTCTGCCagacgaggaggacgatgaGGATGAGAGGGCATCGTTGGTGgccctggagactgaactgcaGAAGTACCTCCAAGAGAGTTGA